The DNA sequence ATAACTACTGTTAAAACTACGATAATGCCTATGTTTGCAAGAAACAGATGCAGATTGACCATCAGCCCTATACTTATGAAAAACAGGCTCATGAAGACGTCCTGAAACGGCTGAATATAGCCCAGTGTCTGGTGTGAATATTCTGTATTTGAAATCAGAAGCCCTGCAATGAAAGCTCCAAGCTCGGGGCCGATTCCGATAAGGCTTGTTGCAAATGTGGTTCCCATACATATGAACAGTGTCAGAAGAAGGAACAGATCCCTGTTTTTGGTTTTGGCGGCATCCCTCAATGCAAGAGGAATGAACCATTTTGCACCTACAAATATAAGCACTCCAAGCCCCACGGCCTTAATGACAAGCTCCGGCAGGGTGTTTAGATGCAGTGCCTGACCTCCGAGAAGAGGGGTTATCAGGATAACTATGATTACTGCAATGTCCTGAAATATTAAAATACCAAGTGTCACCCTTCCCTGAACGGAGTGTGTGATGTGCCTTTGCTGCATTACCTTCATCACGATAGCTGTAGATGAAAATGCAACCAGAAATCCTAAAAATATCGCACTTTGAATGTTAAGACCCAGAACAAGTCCCAATGCAGATATCAGAACTGTCGTGAGAACTACCTGGAGTATACCTCCGATCAGTGCATAGCGTTTGATTGCCGAGAATTTCTCTGCCGAGAACTCCAGACCGATAATAAACAAAAGAAAAATCACTCCAAGCTCTGAAAGGCTTGAAATCATTGTGGTGTCATTGATTGCATGACCCAATACGATTCCGGTTATAAATAGGCCGATCATTGTCGGCAGCTTCAGCTTGTTGAATATCAGAAGTACGATAACGGCCGTAATCAGTATTGCGGACATGTTTTGAAGTAGTGTTATTTCCATTTTTACCTCATTATTTTTACAGTTAAAATTAGTTCCTAATTATATTTAAAGATTATGTGTCTTCTAAAGACAATTTCGGATGGTTAAAGCAATGTTTAGGTTAAAAAGAAAAAGATGATAGTAGATTTAAATTCTACTAACTTTAATTAATGATTCTACAGGAATTCCTTCAATTTCTGAAAGTCCTGCCTTATCAATAAGTACGACGACACAGGTTGGTTCACCGCCAAGGTCTTTTACAGTGTGAATGACTTCACGAGCGGTTTTTCCACTGGTAATTACGTCGTCTACAATAACAACTTTCTTGCCTTCCACAGCACCGAAGTTGATACTGATTGTACCTTCGTCTTCGCTTTCATCAGCATCTTTTCTGTGTTTGTTAGGGTGGTAAATGGCAAGGGATGTGTCGAGACCTGTCATGTCTTCCATGAATTCGGTCATTACTGTAGCGAATGGAATTCCGCTGACTGCGATTCCACAGACGACTTCCGCATCACCGTGTACAAGTGCCATGTCGCTTAAGGCACCTGAAACATAACTTAAACGTGTGGAATTTCCACCAATGCTTTTCCAGTTAATTGCAAAGTCTCCTGGAGCTTCGGTTTTAACTTCAGCTGTTTTTTGAAGTGTCAACCATCTTGCAGTGTCCATACTTACGTTAAGTTCGTCAGCAATTTCTCCGGTTGTAAATCCGTGTTGTCTAAGTTCTTGTGCTCTTTGAATCAATTTTTCTTTCACACTATCACCTTTATTCTAATTCCTCAAAACTGATTGGTTTATGTTCTTTTGAAGATCTGTTAGCAGCAATAACCATTTTAAGAGCTTTAAGTCCATCTTCACCGGTGATTTCAGGTTCTTCACCATTAACAACAGCGTTAAGGAAGGATTTCAATTCCCCTTTCAATGGTTCTTCATGTTTGATTTGAATGTCTTGGGCAAATTTACCGTATACTTCAATACTTTGCTGGATGTAATCCACGGAAATGATTCCTGCAGTACCGGTAAGCTCCAGTTCTCTACGTTTGTATGGAGTTAACCAGTTAACTTCAATGATACCTGTGGATTCATTGTCAAAGTTTACCATGATTTCTGCATGGTCTTCGAATTCGGAGTCATCAAAACTGCTGTTCATGGTTCCGTAAACCTGTGTGACTTCCTCTTCGAAAAGATAATTCATAATGTCTAAATCGTGAATAGCTAAATCTATTGAAACACCAACATCCTTGATTCTTGGTGGGAGCGGTCCTACACGTTTTGCAAATGCGGATACGATATCTCCAATAACTCCGTCATCAATAAGTTCCTTAGCCTTTTGAACTGCTGGATTGAACCTTTCCACATGACCTGTTGCAAGAAGTACTCCTGCCTCTTTTGCAGCGGCAATCATTTCTTCCGCTTCATTCAGGGTAAATGCGATAGGCTTTTCTACAAGCACGTGCTTTTTAGCCTTGATTGCTTCCATTACTACTGCATGGTGGAATGTGGTCGGTACACATACACTGACAGCTTCAATTTCCGGATTTTTGAGTAGTTCGCAATAATCCGTATATCCTTTGGCGCCATATTTTTTCTCTATTTTCTTAAGTGCTCTTTCACTAACGTCAGAAACGGCTACTAGTTCCGCTTCTTCCATTTTGTGGTATACACGGACGTGGTTTTCACCCATCGCTCCTACTCCGATAACTCCTACTTTAACAGTTTTCACTACAATTCCTCCGTTTATACGTAATCAGCGAAAAGCTCTCCAATACGCCTGCCAAGTTCAAGCGCATCCCTTATTGAACCTTTCTCAGTTTGCTCTTTAAGGATCTCTCCTTGTTTAGTTAATAAGATTGAATAAATATTAAATTCTTTATCGTTCATACGTGCTATTGCTCCAATCGGCCATTGACAGCCGACTCCAAGCTCTTCAAGCACTTTCTTTTCTGCAAGTACTTCTTGCATTGAAACATAATCATTTAATTTTTCAATAGTCCTGTTGAATTCACAGTCCTTACGGGTAATTATTGCCAGTGCGCCCTGACCTGCAGGTGGTGTGAAATAATCTAGAGGGAATACATTCTTAATGTATTTGGTCAGATTCAACCTTTTAAGCCCTGCTTCGGCCATAATGGTTCCGTCCAAATCACTGTTGAGGGCCTTGTCTATTCTGGTTTCTATATTGCCCCGGATAGGTTTAAGTTCAAAATCCTTTTCATAGTGATTGATAAAAGCTTCCCTTCTAAGGCTGCTTGTTCCGATTTTGGATCCGGCTTCCAGCTCATCCCATGACTTGTGTGAAATGAGGACTTCATGTGGAGATTCACGTTTTGGAACAGCAACGATTTTCAAATCTTCGTCAAGTTCAGTTGGCAGGTCCTTAAAACTGTGTACGGTAAAGTCGACTTCCTCCTCCAAAAGCGCAACGTCAAGTTCCTTGGTAAAAAGACCTTTTGAATCCATATTGTACAGTTGTGAAGAAGTGATTTTATCTCCTTTTGTTTTAATAACTTCAACATCAATTTTCTCGCCTGTAATCCTAGATAAGTCCTTACAGACTTGTGTAGTTTGAGCAAGAGCCAATTGACTTCCACGTGTTCCTACAATCATTATTTAAATCTCCGAATTTTTCTTTTCTAGAAAAATTAATTTTTACTAGAATATAAGATATACTTATAACTAGTCCTACATTGTTAATTTTTATTGTTATTTATTATTAAATGTTTCAATTTTTAGTGAAAAAATAGTTTCAAATTACCTTTGGGAAAGCTTACGGTAATCGGAACGATATATGAAAAGAAGATTCTTTCTGTTGTTTTTGGCCATATCAAAAATATCCGAGTATTCTTTCATTACTTTAACATTTTTAGACATTTTTGAAGCTATTGACAAACCCACGTCTCCTGTGAGTATCAAATCACAATCCAATGAGTCCAGGTAGTGGCTAACCTTGTCCTCATCAATTTCTTCACAGGTAATTCCGTAATCTCCTCCAACTGCAATGTAATATGTGTCCAAATCATCAATCATCTTTATTGACTGTTTTATGGCGTCGGTGTTTATGCCCGGATTGATCTCTTCGATTATAATAAATTCTCCGTTACTTCTTTTATTGGTCCTTCCAGTAATTCCATTATAATTGGCCAATCCGTTAATGATCTTTTCTTCTTTAATTTCAAGCATCAGTGCTGTTAAAATGACTCCAAGAACGTTTGAAACATGATGGGAACCTGGTGCAAATGTTTTAACCGTTAATGTACCTGATAAATTTTTGCCGGAAATGGTGGTCACATCACGGTATTCTACGGTGATTTCGCTTTTGTCAAGTGAGTATGAAACGCTTTTAGCATAAAGATTTGCTGCGTTGTCCGTAAGTGAAAATGTGTTGATTTTAGGGTGAACAACATCTGAGTAATATTTATCGAAGCTTTCCTTTTCACATGCCACTGCAGGACATCTGAAAACCTGTCTTTTTGCTTCGCTGGCCGAACTTCTGTTTTTTGCAATAGGATAGTTTTCACAGATATTGGTCAAAAGACCTACGTCGCCTATTCCGCTGACTCCAAGTGATGATTCAAAGATTGCTGATGAGTATTTCCTCAGGTTTTCACTCTCAGCAGTTCCTTCGGCAATTTCACATACGGGATTTGCAATCTTGTATGCAAGGTCAACGGTCTCCTTTATATTTGCAGGTGTTATTGATATGTTCTTTTTAAGGACAATTTCCCTTCCGTTTTCATAAAGAAGAGCTCCCAAACTGGATAATATAAGGGGATTTTTGTCAAAAAGAATTTCCTTAAGCATGAAAGCGCAGCTTGTCTTTCCCTTGACTCCGGTGATTTCAACAACGGGAATGTCACATCCCCACTCTCCCAGGATTTCACGGATTGCCTCATGGTGGGTTATGAATGTGTAGTCAAGGTCAGGATTGTTTTCTGAAATCTCTTCATGTGTAAGGGGAAGATGAACCGGATAGATTACCTTCATCCGGCCGTTAAAGTTTTCCAAATCACCCAAATCATCTAAAAGCTCAACTCCATATGCCTCAAGCATCCTGCGGTCTTCATCATTTAAGGTATTGTAGATGTCATATGCAAGGACATTTTCGCCTTTCTTTTTAAGGCTTACAGATATTTTAACTCCGCCGTGGGTTAAATCAACTACGAGATTATTCATTCATGCACCCATTTGAGCTGCTGAGGCCGCCTGCATTGAGCTTGTCCTTGACCTTTTTGTAGAAGTATTTGGTTGATGTTCTGATAAAGTAAGCGTCCTTGTCTGATTTTTTGAATTTGATTTCTTCCTCGTATTCTGCTTCCTCATTGCGCTGACCGTCCATAACGAATACTGCAGTTTTTCCCTTTTTAAGCAGTTTAACTGTAATTTCACTGTTGTCGGATACGATAAACGGTCTTGCTCCAAGCTTATATGGACAAATCGGGATGATGAGAAATCCTCCGACCTTAGGATCCATGATAGGTCCTCCGGCAGACATTGCATATGCTGTAGAACCGCTCGGTGTTGAAATGATAAGTCCGTCAGCCCTAACCTCGTCGATGGTTTCTCCGTCCACCTTGATTTCAAAGTGCTGCATTTTTGCAGGCTTGTTGGTCATTATGACAACTTCGTTGATTGCGCTGTAATAGTTGTTTTCGTGTGATACCACAAGCTTGCTTCTTTTTTCCTTGTAGTATTCGCCTCTGAGGATTTCATCCAGTGCTGTGAAGGTGTCTTTTACTTCGGTGTCTGTTAAAAATCCGACTGTACCCATGTTGATTCCGAATACAGGAATGTTATGTTTCATTTTTGAGTGTGCACGAAGCAGTGTTCCGTCTCCGCCTAAAATGACGGCCATGTCGCAGTCAAAGTCATATGTGTTGCATGAAATGGCGTCATAGTTGATTTTGAAGTTGATGTTTGTAAACTCGTCGGCAATTTCAGGATATTTCTTCTGGGCCTTTTCAATTATTGAGTCAATTTCAGGGTTTTCTGTAAGTTCAATAATCTTTCTGGAAAGTCTTTTTTCGACAATGACTTCACGTCCGTTGCTTAAAAGATAGTCAATCAGCTTTGCAGCAAAGAGTACCGGTATATCCTGGTCAATCCTTCCCACAATACCTATCCTTCCGATGACATCACTTTCATTGTCGTTTAAAATATCAATCATCTGCTTGTGAAGCACAGGAGTATTTGCCGCAACAACAATTGTCTTTTCATAGATGCTTAATGTGTTGGTCAGCTTTTCACCGTATTTGTCTGTGATGATTCCTCCGGCCTCCTCTAAAATCAGCTTTGCGGCTGCAATGTCTATGATTCGGCTTCCTCTGAGGTCGATAAATGCATCGTAACGGCCGCTTGCAACGTATGAAAGCTCAAGAACAACGCTTCCGAGAACTCTCATCCTTCTTGCATTGTCGACAAGCTTTGATGCGACTGATGTTCCGGTCTTGGTAAATCCTCCGAGGGTCATGTTGCTTATTCTAACCTCACTGCTCGGGTGGACTTTCTCATTGTTTAACCAGCATCCCTTTCCCTTTTCGGCTTCAAAGAAGTTACCGTTGGCCAGGTTGCTTATGAATGCAAGTTCAACATCATTCAATGTCGCCACCCTGCCGTCAGGAACATTTGCGACAGCTATTGAAATTGCAAATGCAGGGATTTCCTTGATTGCATTGCTGGTACCGTCAATAGGGTCGACCAAAAAGATAAATTTCGGCTTTTCCTCTTCGGAAATGTCGTCACGTCTAAGCTCATGGGTGAGTGTGATGCTTCTTTTGGTTCCTTTACCAAGTTTCAACTCTCCGATTTCCTCACTGACAATATATGAATATACAGGTGCTTCCTTTAAAATCTGAACAACTTTTTCTTCTGAAATAACGTCGATCAGGGAGGTTGGTGTTCCGTCAGCTCCCATCTTGACTTTCTCGCCTGATTCAGGTTTTCCGAAATAGGGCCTGGTTGCCCTGCTCACTTCTCTTATGATGTCATATGCCAGGTCTGTTGCCATCTTTTTATCTTTGGCGTCCATGTTATCACACTTATTTTTGAATAATATCATCGCGCATATATACTACGCTTGAAACTACTGATGCAATGTCTTTTACTGTGGTTGTTGATGGCTCTACAATCATTTCCTTGATTTCGACTCCACGCTTGTCCATCATGTAGTTTACCATGAACTTGGCTTCGTCAATGAGCTCATCGGGATTTTTGTTGGTTCCTGTTGTCTCTACAACGCAGCCCAGTTCCTCTCCAATGGCCACTG is a window from the Methanobrevibacter sp. genome containing:
- a CDS encoding orotate phosphoribosyltransferase-like protein, whose translation is MKEKLIQRAQELRQHGFTTGEIADELNVSMDTARWLTLQKTAEVKTEAPGDFAINWKSIGGNSTRLSYVSGALSDMALVHGDAEVVCGIAVSGIPFATVMTEFMEDMTGLDTSLAIYHPNKHRKDADESEDEGTISINFGAVEGKKVVIVDDVITSGKTAREVIHTVKDLGGEPTCVVVLIDKAGLSEIEGIPVESLIKVSRI
- a CDS encoding Gfo/Idh/MocA family oxidoreductase, producing the protein MKTVKVGVIGVGAMGENHVRVYHKMEEAELVAVSDVSERALKKIEKKYGAKGYTDYCELLKNPEIEAVSVCVPTTFHHAVVMEAIKAKKHVLVEKPIAFTLNEAEEMIAAAKEAGVLLATGHVERFNPAVQKAKELIDDGVIGDIVSAFAKRVGPLPPRIKDVGVSIDLAIHDLDIMNYLFEEEVTQVYGTMNSSFDDSEFEDHAEIMVNFDNESTGIIEVNWLTPYKRRELELTGTAGIISVDYIQQSIEVYGKFAQDIQIKHEEPLKGELKSFLNAVVNGEEPEITGEDGLKALKMVIAANRSSKEHKPISFEELE
- the hemC gene encoding hydroxymethylbilane synthase translates to MIVGTRGSQLALAQTTQVCKDLSRITGEKIDVEVIKTKGDKITSSQLYNMDSKGLFTKELDVALLEEEVDFTVHSFKDLPTELDEDLKIVAVPKRESPHEVLISHKSWDELEAGSKIGTSSLRREAFINHYEKDFELKPIRGNIETRIDKALNSDLDGTIMAEAGLKRLNLTKYIKNVFPLDYFTPPAGQGALAIITRKDCEFNRTIEKLNDYVSMQEVLAEKKVLEELGVGCQWPIGAIARMNDKEFNIYSILLTKQGEILKEQTEKGSIRDALELGRRIGELFADYV
- the cfbE gene encoding coenzyme F430 synthase, which translates into the protein MNNLVVDLTHGGVKISVSLKKKGENVLAYDIYNTLNDEDRRMLEAYGVELLDDLGDLENFNGRMKVIYPVHLPLTHEEISENNPDLDYTFITHHEAIREILGEWGCDIPVVEITGVKGKTSCAFMLKEILFDKNPLILSSLGALLYENGREIVLKKNISITPANIKETVDLAYKIANPVCEIAEGTAESENLRKYSSAIFESSLGVSGIGDVGLLTNICENYPIAKNRSSASEAKRQVFRCPAVACEKESFDKYYSDVVHPKINTFSLTDNAANLYAKSVSYSLDKSEITVEYRDVTTISGKNLSGTLTVKTFAPGSHHVSNVLGVILTALMLEIKEEKIINGLANYNGITGRTNKRSNGEFIIIEEINPGINTDAIKQSIKMIDDLDTYYIAVGGDYGITCEEIDEDKVSHYLDSLDCDLILTGDVGLSIASKMSKNVKVMKEYSDIFDMAKNNRKNLLFIYRSDYRKLSQR
- a CDS encoding bifunctional NADP phosphatase/NAD kinase; amino-acid sequence: MDAKDKKMATDLAYDIIREVSRATRPYFGKPESGEKVKMGADGTPTSLIDVISEEKVVQILKEAPVYSYIVSEEIGELKLGKGTKRSITLTHELRRDDISEEEKPKFIFLVDPIDGTSNAIKEIPAFAISIAVANVPDGRVATLNDVELAFISNLANGNFFEAEKGKGCWLNNEKVHPSSEVRISNMTLGGFTKTGTSVASKLVDNARRMRVLGSVVLELSYVASGRYDAFIDLRGSRIIDIAAAKLILEEAGGIITDKYGEKLTNTLSIYEKTIVVAANTPVLHKQMIDILNDNESDVIGRIGIVGRIDQDIPVLFAAKLIDYLLSNGREVIVEKRLSRKIIELTENPEIDSIIEKAQKKYPEIADEFTNINFKINYDAISCNTYDFDCDMAVILGGDGTLLRAHSKMKHNIPVFGINMGTVGFLTDTEVKDTFTALDEILRGEYYKEKRSKLVVSHENNYYSAINEVVIMTNKPAKMQHFEIKVDGETIDEVRADGLIISTPSGSTAYAMSAGGPIMDPKVGGFLIIPICPYKLGARPFIVSDNSEITVKLLKKGKTAVFVMDGQRNEEAEYEEEIKFKKSDKDAYFIRTSTKYFYKKVKDKLNAGGLSSSNGCMNE